Genomic window (Rhododendron vialii isolate Sample 1 chromosome 4a, ASM3025357v1):
AACTCCAAaactctgaagatcaaagcctccAAGCCCTTCAGAATTCGCATTCATCCATCACACGCAAGTTTCTGGagttctgaagatcaaagctgcGAAGGCCCTTCAGAATCTTTCAAGTCCACATCAAGCCAGACGCTCTTCAGTTCAAAGCATCCAAGCCCTGAAGAACGTTCAAGCCAAATCCACCAATCATCAGTCTTCTTCTACCAAATTAAAGAAGATCTCAAATATTGATTTGAGTCAACATCTGCAAATCTGCATCTCCttcaaccaaattgaagaagatatcAAAGACTGATTTGAGAAAAAGCTCCAAAGTCCTCAAGTCAATATCCACAAATCCGCTATCTTTTTCAACCGAATTGGGGAAGATCAAGCAATTCAACTTAAGAATAAGCTTTAAAGCCATCAAGTCAAAGCCCGACAAAGTCGCCGTCATCTTCGCAAAAACCGCAGAAGATATCGCTGTTCAAATCGAGATCAAGCTgtcaagccctcgtttcaacatccaaagaaaagaatcagatgattaattttctttgaaaattgcatcagagattgtaaccctaaatttctcaaattaataaaattgacttTGTTCATCATTTTTCCATCTTTTTCGTAGACTCAAAATTTGTGTCCAATCTAGCTATAAGACCACTCATCTTTTACCCAGCTACAGTGGAACTTTTACATGTCTGTCTATTAATGTCCTAACCTTTGCGGTGCTGTGAGGTAAGATTAGGCCCGTACAATATCAAACTCAAGATTTGCAGAGAGAGATTCAAAATTTATCTGATTAGATGAGGGGGTGTAAGTGATAAAATGTGATAGATGAGGAGGTGTATCtgctttttacccaaaatatatCCAAAACAAAACGAGGGGGAAAGCAAAAGAAAGAATGTGAAGCGTCCTCTGCCAATTGCTTTTCAGCATACATTTTGGCCTCTTCTACGTACATATTTCCGGAGAGGATCACCAGGTGTAAATATATTTCCTATGTTAGGGAAGACCCGGATTACAATATCTAATTTGGAATCTCTATTCCTTTCTCACTTGGTCCTTTGCGTTAGAGTGGtctcatttcaaaaatcatgttgcatAACCTCTTTATATTACAAAAAGTTTCTTTGAAGACAGGGATGGAACCAGGATTTCATAAACGTAGGGGCTGAATTATGAAtcacaagattttgaaatttcaaggttccGGAATCTTTATAGTTTGTTTGGTATGAATTTTGAGGAAAGTTTTTTGGATGATAAGCAAAGAGCAACAGAAAGataaatgagattaataattgaagggaaaacgaacacattcttaaagtaTTTAAATGTCTGAATAACATACAATACAAAACACAATATTTAAATGctttaccaaacaaaaaataactaatatataatattgaaatttgaagaaaaaactcTGAAATTACGCGGGGGCTATGGTCCCCATTAGCCTAAGAGTGGATCCGTCTCTGCTTGAAGAGAAGAAGTTCAAGTAGTTCCCTAAAAACACATGAAAGATAACCGCGACTAATAATTCTAGTCAAACTAAAACTATTCTTAAGCTGATGCACactagtatatattttttttcctataaacCAATCAGCAAATTCTAATTTCACTAATTCACTCCAATTCCACTCCTTGTGGTGTAAACCCGAGTGCAAATCAAAAGTTATCATTCATATAGCGTATTaattactacttttttttttagaaaagctATACGTACCGGCAGTCACCATAGAGAAATCGTACCAACAGCCACGccgggccgtcttcggccaccagatggccgatccaagccatccaaaaatttaataaaaaaaaaaacgaggggccttacgcgggaatcaacggcatctgatttgtgtagggtgcttgatctaaacaccctatttttcatgtatatatggaTTAAACACCCTACACACGTCAGATGCCGTTGACCctcgcgttgggcccctcgtttttcttttaaaaaaattttggacggctcgaatcagccgtccggtggccggagatggcttgGCTcgaccgtcggtacgattttcctgcGGTGGCCGTCAGTACCTCTAGCAAGACTCCTTTTTTTTGCCGCTAAAATCCCCGGAGGCCCCTGGCTTAAGtacatttttcccttttttcttgaGGCTCTCTCTTTCGGGAGAGTAGTTCTCCCACTCTCCCCATTATATTTGGACTCAGAGACCTAGATCTGGAGTTTTAGATTTGGGTGCTAACTCTTGAATTGATCCGGGAGACGATGTTCTTGGGCTCTCCAGCGGCGACGATGAAGGCGTCAAGATGCAAGCCCTATGCAGATCCAATGGCGGGACCAGATCTAGTGGCGATCCTCCACCCACCTCCACGAGCGGAGTGTTGGGTTCAACATCAGAACTGATCGGCAtttccttttcgtttttttgttcttgttatttctgtgtttgttgtttttgtttgttgtatttgttgtttttcagCCTATGGGCAGCGCGATTTGTATCTGATTTGTATCAATATAATTATATAACTTGCGTTTTCTttccggtaaaaaaaaaagtgcattttttaTAAACTCGTATAAATAATTCATTATCAAATGGGACCCATCGACGGGGACCTCATCTCAACTTCACATTTTAAACTAAGTTCGACCTGATTATCCTCCTTCGGAAATACATAAGCAGTTGTTGATCAGGCTCgatctcttcttttcctttccttggtGATTACTTGATTGTTCGAATTGAATTTGGCAAGGGAGATGGAGACATTCCAACTCAAGCTTGATGAAACTTGGTGGAAGAATTTATTTTGGCAAGGGAGTTGGAGACATCTCAACTTATTTTAAACCATTACAAAttaacttctctttttttttttttgaactgcaatACAAATTAACTTGTATCCTATTTTTGGGTAAGCCAACCAAACTCATCTACGCCGAAAACCAACCAAGTCCAAATGGATTAAACCCAACTTCAATGACCCAATTCCAGTGGAGGAGAAAATAATATAGGCCCAACCCCAATCAAGCTTAGCCCAAGACCCAAACCCACCAAATTTTGTTTCTTCTAACAATGTAGCACTGAAATTTCCACGCCTTTCGACACAACCCCCATTTGAATGTCAGTTTCTCGTTCAAATTTTAATGGTTTAAGCAAAACCATTTTCAACAGatcacatacaaaaaaaatattctttgtTGTTCGTTATTAGCTTCGTCACGTGGTGCTCAACTCCTTTGCAATAATATATTCATGTGATCGTATGCATTCTACCAATTAACTACTCACatcaaacacacaaaaaaaaaaaaaaaaggaatattcCTTGGGCTTTCACTGCATCcttataatattttaaaatttttatcactatattttttacttccactACTAAAGTCTCTTAATAATGACCTTCAGAATATGAAGCATCGCACCAAAAGAAGTGAACAATATTTCAAATGACATAAGTGACAAAACAACATTTCATATTATCCCACATTGATCACCCATctgtaaataagaaaaaaaaaaggaaaaggaaaaggaaaaagcaaaAGGAAGAATGAAGCGTCTGCTGCCAATTTCTTTTCAGTATATATTTTGGTCTCTTCTACACATCTCCACAGAGGATTACCGGGTACAAAATATGAAGTTTATTTACTGTGAAAGGGAAGGCATGGATTACAATATTTTATTTGGAAACTTCTAATCCTTTCCCTCGTGGTCCTTTGTGATAGTGTTGTCTCTGTTTAAAAATCTTGTTGTGTAAACCTCTTTATAATACCAAGGTTTTCTTGAAGAGAAAAAGTCCTAGTAGTTAATAGTTCCCTCAGAACACGTGGAAGATAACCGCGACTAAGAtcccgttctgctaaggttctAATTTTGTATAGtaactatttatttttcgttttacgaggcAGATCAATCCAAACAAGTGGAATCTACAGAGAgaaaaattatgaataaaatcttaacaaaagttcactaaagacaaaaataatccaaaatgtacagactttttgaattttatttgctattattcaaaaaaattaatttggttcCTACTCTCTTATTTCTCGAATtcttctcgtcaagacgaatcaataatctgtaaaaaaaattaaaaattaaaaattggcgCAAAATTAAGAACCATAAGAAATgaataaaacattaaaaaaaaaacgatcctGAATTTCATCTCTAATTATTTTATTAAGCTTAAATAAACAACCGTGAGTGGGAAGTGTATCTGAGAGAATATTGATCTCTCGTGTTGAACACAGACAAAATCACACTTCATTCATTAATTTGGTTTGCAAAAGCAACGTGTTCATTAGTAATTAATAATAACACTGCCAAGTTCCAACCGTAAATCACATTGACCTGTCTCACTCTCAATCCGCTACCTCGTGCATCAAAAAATTGCCAGGAAAATTTTGACATGGGTCAGTTGCCGTGGCCCTTTATTGAGTTGCTAAAGTTTGGTGGAGGTTAGGCCAAAGACTGGTGTCAGCTCTGAATTAAACGCCACACTGTTGAGCTGTGACACCCACCCATAAgtctccctttcttcttcttcttcaccattTCTCTAAATTCCCCAAACCCTAATAACAATCACATATaaactccctcctctctctcttttccctcACCACAGGGATTGCAGCATTTTGGATGAAATAGTGAGGGCCCACTTCGAGTTATCCCCATCTTTCATCAATCCTCTGTTCCAATTTcgttttcttgcttcttttttctttggttctttACCCTTATTTAGGATGTTAACGTGCCGAGTCGAGCTTTGTTGGGTTTTCAAATAATTGGTCCCTTTTCTTGTGTTCTCGACAAAGAGAATAGTTGTGACAGTGATATTCTTTGCCTGTCTTTGATTTGGACAAAGATATTGGGTTGTGGATTCTCAGATATGGCCTACGGGTCTATGTATTGGCACCCATGCATTTGATGGGTACAGgttagtttcttttctttttgtttttttaacctAGTAATTTTCACTCAATTATTACTTGTTTGGTTTATGTCCTAATtctcttttcctcttctttaCCCAGTACCCACATTGGTTTCTCAGATAGTTTCCCTTTTTCTTGTGCTCTTGACAAGAATCGTGATAGTGATAGTATCTCTTTTTCAGTCTTTGATTTCCACAAAGATATTGATTCGTTATACCAAAAGTTGGCAGGTAAATGTTCCAAAATTAGTCGAACATCCtgtgttaaaaaaaagtttgacagATTCTGCTGTGTATTtccactcattttgtttgagGAGGGCATATCAGTTTATTTAATCTGGTGAAAATTGTTTGATATTAACCCGTTCCTTTGTAACCCTCCAATCTCTAACTGACACCTGCCCCCACTTTGTGTGGCCTTGTGATTCCCGTTTCTTCATGGTGGGTGGCAAATTCACTGTATTTGGATGCCAAAAGCATTTAACAAGAAGCACCAAATGTGTTTTTGATCTTTGTTCTGTCAGCCTCTTTTTACTACAAACAATCAAAGCTTGTCGGCTGCAGTGTCTACACATGTCCCTCTCATGAAAATCACTAACCATTAAAAGGACCACTTGTAATTTCCGTGAATTTCTGATGTCCATGAAACTCTTGCTTTCACTATAAGAGATCAACAGAAAAGACAGAAAATCATTTCAGTTTCATCTTCGCATCTTTATATATACTCCGTATATAGCTGCAACCAATATTTCCTTATTTGTTTGCGATCAcacctcttttcttttcagtcCTAAACCAAGAACCCATTTCTGGATTTATCCTAATCCAATGATTTTCATCATGATATACTGTTTTTCTTTCATCCTACTTTCCAAGTCCTCTCTCAAGACACTCCCAGTCTTGAATAGAGGGGTGAAGAAATTGTCATCAATTCCATGGCTTTGTAGAGAATTGCCTCATTTCCTCAGAAAGAGTATGATTGCAATCACTTCTTTTCAAGTTTCCTCAATTATGCCTTTCCTGGAGCCCATCagttcaaaacaagaaaatgtgCAACAAATTGAGGAGATTTCTCTGTTGGATTTGCCTGAATTGGCCTTGGAATGCATTCTTGAACGGCTTTCGCCGGCCGAGTTATGCAACTTATCAGGTGCTTGTGTTGCTCTGAGAGAAAAGTGTACAAGTGATCATCTATGGGAGAGACACATGAAACAGAAATGGGGTAGGCTAATTGGTGATGCTGCTTATAGAGAATGGCAATGGCACATTGCATCAAGAAAGAGGCCCACCCTTTTGAATGGCACAAAGCAGAAAGAAGTCTTTGGGTATGTTTTAAACCTGTGGCCACTTACGTGGAAAAGATCAGAAAATCTGGGAATCGGTAGTGGGAGAAGGAGTTGTTTACCGATGGATTCGATCATGGGTTGGTATCTTGCTATGGAGACTGGCAAATTCTGGTTCCCAGCTCAGGTCTATAACAGAGAGGTACTTGGTTCTGACTACATATTGTGTTTTGGACCAttagcatttttcaaaatcaattgtaAAAATTACATAACAAACTTGTTTGGTtgacaatttttcaaaaagaaatttttggaaaagataATGAATTTTGTGAAATCTTTAGAACATTTTCTTTAGTTTCTCGAAATTTTAACTGTTAAGAGATGAAACCATATGAAAATGATGAGTCAAAGAACGATTCTTGAAACCAAATTCTAAGCTTATGACAGTTTTGTTGTTCAAATACAACAACAACATTACCCCTGTAATCCCTAAACAATGGGAGTATGGGAGCCACAATTTTACTGATAAAACTTTCTAGGAggagccactttgtgcatatattgctgTGAAACCATGCCCCGAAATTAAAGCGGAAGGGCATCAGAGAAGGCCTAGTGACCAGATTCAATTTATGTACTAATTATCTtgcttctttcaattttttctgttcaaataaaaaaaataagctaaatttcttttattcttttgagATGCAGAATGGGAATGTGGGGTTTATGCTTTCTTGTTATGATGCTGAACTTAGCTACGACTCCAGTGCAGACAACTTCAAGGCAAGGTATGGGGACCCATCAAACATTAATAGGGTTGAACTTTCTTCCATCCAGGCTTGTGTGAGACCATATGATTGCTTGCACTTATGgttgagaaaataaatttcctCAACTGCCTCCTATTTTAGTAGCTGGCATTCATCTAATTTCTAATCTTTGGAATTTTGCAAGGGTTGTTATgttagaattattatttttttgataagtgttGTTATGTTAGAATTATAAGTTTATAACCAATTTGCAGTTTTTATTATGAGAACGTTTAGTGTTCCAATGGAATTTTGAAGAGTggcaattttcaatttttacctAGGAGATGTCCACCCAATTTCAGAAGCCTAACATGCTTGTTTGAGGTTAACTACTAGTGGGATAAGCAACAATATATAGGATAATGGGAGAATTATAGTTTCATATACAATATATGATTACTTGTACTATGTTTGGTAATGGCTGGGATAAAGAATGGGCTATGGGGAGAGGATTATTTTTGTCCTTCTATGGTGTGGGACTAACTATTCCCAATTCCCATATGCGGGTTGTCCCCTTTAACAACCTATATGTGGATCCTacatggttttcttttttggttaattCTGATCCCTTCCTTTATCCATTTACCAAACATGGACTTAGAGTTTTGATTTAATTTCAATGAGATACTGTGCAACTTTTTACCTGACATTTTAAATGGTGATAACAGAAGTTAAGTCTTAAAACTTGTTTATTGCCCTTTATTGAACTTCAAGTGGATTGTGGCATTGTAGGTACTCACCGCGCGGAAGACGGACAATTGAGGACAATATAGAGTGGGATAGACTAAGAGGACCCCCTGTTGATACTCCTGCACATGTTCTTCATGTATCCGATTGTTTAGACGATTTGAAACCTGGCGATCATATCGAGATTCAATGGAGAAGAAATGCGGAATTTCCTTACGGTGTGTTTTCTGGACCATTTTGTCATGCACTATGCAGTCTCTACTTTAAATTCCTACTTCTGAAAAGCAAGACTATTTTTCTGTCTGGGTAATCACACCTGTGAATTATTTGCTTGGTCTAAAACTCATTTCCCTGCCACTAAGAAattcgtttttttgttttgtaagaACAAGTAGAGCTTATATAGAATTTTCACGGGACATAGTAACCATTCGTTTGAACTACTAATCTGTGGTCATTGTGTTGCAGGTTGGTGGTATGGAGTAGTTGGTCATTTGGATTCATGCACGGGGAACAAATCCCATTGCCAATGTTACAATAGCGGTGAGTAGATCATCTGATTTTCAATGTTGTCGCTTTCcctttgatgtttttgtttggtttgggacaTAGATTCAACTTCTAATTCTTAAgtacaagaaaaaggaaaatgtatTGGTAGAGATAGACCAGAGAAAGCAAAGAATGCCCCAAAAATGGTGCTACCATGGTGTGATAAGCAAGTTCACTGAACCAAACTAAGCCTTATGTCCTGATCAAATGAAATCGGTTACTTGAATTCTTTTTCATCATTCTGCTCTATACAAGGTTGTATGCTGATATGCAAACTTGAACCACTTGAAACAGGCCTTTTAATGTCGTTTTCAATCTGTGTAGTGATTTTGTAATGTGCTTTCCTTGAAAATGCTTAACAGGTCGACAAAACACTAGGCACCtctgatgaattttttttttttttgaaaacttatttgATCACCTTTGCTTGTAGGCCGAGCTAAAGTAAAGTACACCCTTGTTTGTGTGTTGTCATTTTGTTT
Coding sequences:
- the LOC131322212 gene encoding F-box protein At2g26850-like, giving the protein MIFIMIYCFSFILLSKSSLKTLPVLNRGVKKLSSIPWLCRELPHFLRKSMIAITSFQVSSIMPFLEPISSKQENVQQIEEISLLDLPELALECILERLSPAELCNLSGACVALREKCTSDHLWERHMKQKWGRLIGDAAYREWQWHIASRKRPTLLNGTKQKEVFGYVLNLWPLTWKRSENLGIGSGRRSCLPMDSIMGWYLAMETGKFWFPAQVYNRENGNVGFMLSCYDAELSYDSSADNFKARYSPRGRRTIEDNIEWDRLRGPPVDTPAHVLHVSDCLDDLKPGDHIEIQWRRNAEFPYGWWYGVVGHLDSCTGNKSHCQCYNSDTVVLEFKQYTPGSRWRQTTINRKDHREIGNAADGFYGGIRKLYREEEISVWKRLWPTQVVE